The region TTGCGCCCATGGAAATATTATCACTCCAAAATTGTGGATGTCCAAAGGTACACTGTACATAATCGTTAGCGTAAATTGGATATAATGATACTGCAACAACAACTTTCTTTTAACTGTCTTGAAACTTTCTAATCAAGTTTCAATCGTTTTTATTGATTGCAGTTTCAGAGGCCTACGAAAAGTTATGTTTAGCCCTTAACAAGAGCACTCTCACAAAGGCAATAGAGAAAGCATCCTCAGTGGAACAAACAAGTTGTCTCGAGGGTTACCATTCAGTGGTTAACCAGTTTGCACCAAAAATGCTGGCCTTTTCCTACTTGGGTATGCTTTGCAGGTAAACAGCTTTTTTTTATTGGCTTAAAACTTGGAGGTCAGCAGATGGTGTAATAGGTCCAATAACtgtgggttattgaccaagtatgaggtcaagatggctggctAGACATTGGCCGTTCTTTTTCTGCATGCATGCAGTTGTGTCTTGGATCATAAACTCCCCAAAAAAGAATGAGGCCAATATCAAGTCATCTTGACCAataaagaatttattttatgGCTTTTAGGTTAATTTTTCTTTCGGGACATAGATAGCTCTATATTGCCTGCTCgcatagccaatcacagcacagGATTTGATTCATCTTGCCTGCTCGCTGAGCTAGAGATATAATAGCATTAGCAAGTCAATGAACTCTATATTATATTTTAAGGTCAATATTAGCTGCCCTACATTTCAATTACAACCTGAGACGGGAAACAAAGCACGACAGTCTAGGACAGCCAAAGCTGACTGTTACTTATCCAAAGTATAAAGAAGGAGAGGCAACTGTAAGAGAAGCAAGGGTACCTCCCAGTTATGGTAACtatgtaacaataatttattggtaCATGCACAACTCCAGATAAGAACATTGCAGACTATTAAAGTATCAAGTCTAGTGGAACCTCTATTATCCAATCCTTGATTTTACATTCTGTTTGAAATCCACTACATGTACTTCTTTGCTGCTTTAGCAGGTATTTGATTATAAAGCAGACTTACAtgtaatttcttttatttctgtaTAATGGAGATTTCATCCTAAGGCATTGAATGGCATAATTATGttaaaaaagtttgtttacctGTTTTAGAATATGTCACTGAAATCTACCAGACCATGATCAAAACACCAAGACAGGAACTGAAGCAATTAGAAGAGAAATTGAAACAGCAGGTACCAGAGCCAATGCACTCTATGCTTGAAAAGGAGTCAAGGGAGGATGCCATTCAAAAGCATAAATCGTGGAAGctgaaagaaactgtttttgTCCCCCCAACATGTAcagttgcgtagagaagcctgaaaaattcaggacttaaacggggtttgaacccgtgaacccacaaatgaccagctccccacgtcagtggcttcatagctcaggcttctctacgcaattgtaaaaattgagttcgtaactgcgaagatcatagcttaacttgatttcatatccgcagttcatatgctTCATTCcaaataccatttcatcattaatagacccttccacggttttcaccgccatcttggctggggggcaaacacggctaaatttacagtaaaagTGTGGGATTTTGGCCAACTTTGAACTGCTGTAGCGCCACTAAAAAGAGACGGATTTCCACAGTGcaagtgtcttttaaaagacaattATACCGacattattttcatgaaatataaagaacagattcaggctacaacgaccataaacggatttttgagatttcaCACAAACCCTTCTTAAATCATCACggcaaattgccgcgaaattagaaacaacatgagaagatttattattcgaatttacggacTTCATACCTTTctaatggccttattttctgttgaatgaacgataccaataaaactgtttaaagcagtggaaaaagttggaaatctgtctctttttagcggcgctacagcggttcaaagtcggccaaaatcccatacatttactgtaaatttagctgTGTTTGCCCCCTAGACAAGATGGCAGTCAAAACCCGTGGAAGAGTCCATTTGCCCACTGCCGATTATATATGCAGTTTCCTCTTCGAACTTTTGAATTCATCCGAGAAAAAAAGAGCGCAAAAGTCGAGCAAACACGTCAAGAAACTGGTTTTGTTTGCTAAGAAGGGGGCGTCACAATACACTTAATGAACTGCGTTAAAGGTGCGGTCACTTAGATAGCTTGAATAAGGAACAATGAATTGTCCTAATAATAAAGTTGGGACGTTAGATTGTACACTTAATTCAATCTTTTGATGTCAAAATGAACTTACTTTGCTGTAGTCTCAAGTATTCAAGGACTTTTTCGTAAAATTCAAGTACTGGACCTACAagttcaaggagttttcaaggacaaaatcattttcaaggagttttcaaggaCCTAGCACTTTTTCAAGGAGTATTCCATGCCCGTGCGAACCATGTATAAGTGTCGCAAGTGTGGCCAACCAAAACGAGGACACGTGTGTccaaatgacaatgacaatgatgaaACTTAATCATGACCAAAGAGCAGGTCAATATATTATCACTTTGTTATATACCAAGAATTATTTTACAATGGTTTGTTCGTGAAAAAAGTTATGTTAAATTCAGTCATAGAAAATGACAACAATCACAGAAGATCAATAATGTGTTTCAACTACTGAGAAAATTATAGTGATACTTGTACTACATGTAGCTATTATTACGAGTAGATAAAAAACAGTTCTGAGTGGTATACATTACACTTCATACAGTTTTGCATTCACATGTTCATGTGTAAAAAGAATAAATTAGCATTGATCCCATTATGTTCCGCATTAGTCCTCTTCGAAGCCATGGTATTGCCCATTCTCACTATGAAAGGCTTTCCTAATAGCATTGTAGGCACAGCAAGGAAGAGGATACCGCTTTGAACTTCCAACAAAGTCCCACAGGAGTCGAGTAAACTGTCTGTACGAGACTGACCAGAGAAACCTTAAATGAgggacaaaaaaatatattcttaacAAGAGAGATTGTTATTCAGTACCACAACAGATAATAATGACAGAACCTGATAATTTTTGCGTTCAGCTTTGTTGTTTCAAATACAGTGtgtgacaaaaacaaaacctaaattttattaaaatatatCTGTAACTTAATAACAAAAGCCTTTGGTGACAAGAATAGTGGCTCAAGGAACTAGgggaaaatgtcaactgatCAAAAAAACTGGAAGCAACAAAATGTATAAAATTATTGAGAATGGTGGAATCTCTACCCACACCAAACTATCATACAGTTTAATACTAGAGAACATTATATATATTCAGCAATAAATAAGGGATATCATGCATTAAGTAATATTGCTGCAACAAACAACTCACTCGGATTCACTCTTGAGACCTTGGCTGAAACTTTTGCCAGCTTTtgttttcagggccaatgatgCTATTTCCAGAACCCATCGATTCAGACAAACATCATGAAAGCCAGGATGGAGGGTTATGCACTGATCCTCTAGTTCAACTTGGCTCATTACCTCCCCAACGCCATCGATTTCTTTGCAGCAAATGCATTCTTCGGCCTTAGTTACGGCTTCTGTCGAACAGTGGGAACATTTACACCTGTGATACCAAAAATTATTGACTGAAATGTCCCGTTTCACTTTCAAAACAAGTATATATTTTGCAAGTTTTATATGTTTTGGATCAATATAAAGCAGTAAGTTTAACAAAGTTTGGACTAAAAGCTCAATAATAGTTGTTTAGACAATACATACCATGTATTGGTCTCGACCTCGCCAGCAGCGGCGACGCTGATACATGTCACGTTCTTCTTCTTCACGCGAGAAATTTTGTTCGTAAGCTGCGGTCTCTTCTTGGGTCGCTACCGGCTTTAAATTCTCGTCGTATGGAATAAATTCCCCGTCACTTATTTCAGGAACGTCTTCGTCCAGAGAAAAACTCAATTCCGAGTCATTATCGGAAGAAAGAGAATGAGAACTCGAGCGATAAGACATGCCTTTTTTCCTCTATTTTCCTTCTTCGCATTTATTTTACTCTATCACGTGTTG is a window of Montipora capricornis isolate CH-2021 chromosome 13, ASM3666992v2, whole genome shotgun sequence DNA encoding:
- the LOC138029878 gene encoding uncharacterized protein, yielding MAFLEAFTYLLATGMIVKSFISDRHVSIAKWMREECGKKCNELGKPVVNHFFDLWHIGKKIQKILTKLSKENCEIIGRWRKACVQHFYWAVTSTQECLGEVKLAKFQAFLSQVTNKHKDLPNRLFNACAHGNIITPKLWMSKVSEAYEKLCLALNKSTLTKAIEKASSVEQTSCLEGYHSVVNQFAPKMLAFSYLGMLCRSILAALHFNYNLRRETKHDSLGQPKLTVTYPKYKEGEATVREARVPPSYEYVTEIYQTMIKTPRQELKQLEEKLKQQVPEPMHSMLEKESREDAIQKHKSWKLKETVFVPPTCTVA